One Candidatus Saccharibacteria bacterium RAAC3_TM7_1 genomic region harbors:
- a CDS encoding hypothetical protein (RAAC3_TM7_1_407): MHIIEVIYIVSATSAIIACMPQLSQIYKAKASDELSLATWTTWMITQMVSLGYVSYVGNGLLVVVSTAWVSFYALMVCLIVKYRRPVAVLAEAPSLTDEAET; encoded by the coding sequence ATGCATATTATTGAAGTCATCTATATTGTTAGTGCGACGTCGGCGATCATCGCCTGCATGCCGCAGCTTAGCCAGATATATAAGGCAAAAGCCTCGGATGAGTTGAGCCTAGCTACTTGGACAACGTGGATGATCACCCAGATGGTGTCCCTCGGCTATGTTAGTTATGTCGGTAATGGTTTGTTGGTTGTCGTATCGACAGCGTGGGTGAGCTTCTATGCGTTGATGGTCTGCTTGATTGTAAAATACCGCCGGCCGGTTGCTGTATTGGCCGAGGCTCCATCCCTTACTGACGAAGCTGAAACATAA
- a CDS encoding hypothetical protein (RAAC3_TM7_1_406), with amino-acid sequence MDKDAILTRMASIHFPDPGGVIIVGGTAMAMLGIRKAEDIDLLLSWQNWRYVSTLPDWRLTTSYGRRHFISIDGDFDAWRWWFDTNARRRISFQEIASHCLVTQAGYLLPAADYQIVMKRQLNRPKDRADIERIVQHRST; translated from the coding sequence ATGGATAAAGACGCCATTTTGACTCGTATGGCGTCAATCCACTTTCCTGATCCAGGCGGCGTCATTATCGTAGGAGGCACGGCAATGGCAATGCTTGGCATCCGTAAAGCAGAGGATATTGATCTACTTCTCAGCTGGCAGAACTGGCGGTACGTAAGTACGCTGCCGGACTGGAGGCTGACGACTTCATACGGAAGACGGCATTTTATTAGCATAGATGGCGATTTTGATGCATGGCGGTGGTGGTTCGATACAAACGCGAGACGACGGATCTCCTTTCAAGAGATAGCTTCTCACTGCCTCGTTACCCAGGCGGGGTACCTTCTCCCAGCGGCCGATTACCAGATAGTAATGAAGCGTCAACTAAATCGCCCCAAAGACCGGGCCGATATTGAACGGATCGTACAGCATCGGTCGACATAA